The genome window GGCTGCCCTGGCGGCCGGCATCGGCGCGGGCATCGCCTTCGCCGTGAAATCACCAGGGTGGGGAATCTTGCTACTGGCAGTCAGCGCCGCGCTGGACGCACTTGACGGCACGCTGGCGCGCGAGAGCGGGCAACCGACTCTGCTCGGTGGCGTTGCCGACCTGGTCGCCGATCGGGTGGTGGAGAGCGTCGTGATCATCGGTATCGCCTGGCCGTACGCCGCTCTCTACCTCCCGGTGCTGATCCTGATCGCAAGCTGGTACGTGAACATCACGGTGTTCCTGGCGGTGGGTGCGGCGCTCGAGCGGCGCGGTCCCAAACTCATCGACTACCCTCCGGGAATTCTGGAACGCACCGAAGCATTGATATTTTTCGTGATCCTCGGAGCCATCCAATCCGTTCCGTTCCTCCGCCCTGTCGGCCCGATACTCTGCTATGCGATGGCGGCGCTGGAAGTCGCAACCGCTGCGCAAAGGTTGCGGTTCGGTTGGCGGATGCTGAAGAATCAGTAGTCTCATTCCCGTGTGTGCTCGCTGCAACTGCCTGCACGAGCCGCGCCGCTTCCTGCTCCGGTCCGAAAGGCGTTTCGGAAAAGCGCTAGCTTCTCAGAAGAGCGGCTAATCTTTCCATCTCGTCCACGCCCATGTCCGACACGATCCAATAATTCATCCCGGCGTGACTAAAATGGTCGAGGTTATAACCGCTACGGGTGAGCAGCGATGGGGCGCGCTCGGAACCATCCGATGGCCAGATGAAAACGTTGATGAGGTGTGGTCCATGCTGGTACACGAGCGCCGCCACCGGACGGTCATCCAGGTAGTCGACCCGCCCGCCGACCAGCTTGAAGGTCTTGGCCTGAAAGTCCGCGACCGGCGGAGAGAAATCGATCTTGCCCTCGAACCATGGCTTCACGGTGTGGCGATCGCTCGATGGGACGTCGGTGAGATGATCGACCTGGGTCGAGCGCACGTGTGCGGCCACCACCTCTCGTACCAGAAAGTCGCTCTGGTCCACTCGGAACATTCGCGGCATGAGCAGGAGCGCAAGCACCGCCGCGATCGCAGCGGGAATTGCAATTGCGCTGGAGCGTGGCAACCACCGCCCGGTGCGAGTGACCCGGGCCGCGTCTGCCACGGGCGAACTCCCCAGCGCATTTACAATCCGGCGCCGCAGTACCTCCGGCGCACGAGCTCGCTCGCTCTCGCCCAGCGCTTTTTTGAGCGCGCGAATCGACTCCACCTCGCTTGTGCAGCGTTCGCATTCGCTTAAATGCCGGGTGACCTCGCGATCGGTGGCGACGTCGAGCTCGCGATCCACGTGCGCATCGAGCAAGGGGCGTGCCTCTTCGCAAGTCATGGCTGCCCTCCGCCGTAAGACAGCTTGTGCAGCGCCTGTTTGAGGCGACTGCGCGCGCGCGCCAGCCGGGACATGACGGTGCCGATGGGAAGGTCTGCGACTTCGGCGATTTCCTTGTAGGAGAGCCCTTCCAGATCGCGCAGCACCACGATCTCGCGAAACTCCGTGGGCAACTCTTCCATCGCCGTGCGCAGCGCTCGCGAATCCGCCCTGCGAATCAGCTCGACATCTACCGGCACCGCCTCATCCGGATGTTGTTCTTCGTCGAAGGGCATTGGCGGATCGGCGCTCCGGTTGCGGCTAAGCCAGGTGTATGCGGTATTTCGCACGATGGTGAGGAGCCAGGCGCGCGGGTCGCCGCCGCGAAACGTCCCGCAGAAACGCAGCGCGCGCAGATACGCCTCCTGGACGACGTCCTGAGCGTCGGCTTCGTTTTTCAGCACCCATCGCGCCAGGTTGTACGCAGCATCCAGGTGCGGCAGAAATGTGCGCTGAAAATCGTCGCGATTTTCTGGTCCGGTCAAGTGCTTCCCGCGCGCGCCGGCCGTTGCCGTCGAGCCGTTGCCTGCGGGCACCAGCCGCAAGCCTGGCTTGACCATGGTCCTCATCCGGGAGAGGACTGCCGGCGGCGCGATTTTATTCCCCGCGAGCTGCAAGACTCAATTGCAATAGTCGGTCACTGAACTACGGTCAGCGTACACATAGATGACCCGTGAGTGATGAAAATATTCCCGGCGAATTTCGTGGACCGTTATCCGGCTCGGCAGGGCAGGCGTAGTGGGAGGCAGCGGAGCGAGGGTGAAGACTCACCAACGAGCGGCCGCGACGGCCGAAACCGAAGATTGTGGTTCGCTCGGGAGCAGGCGAGAAAACTAGGGTTTCGCGGGCTGGAAGAGTTTCATCAGCTGATCCTGGGTAGCGGGGGCGTGAGCCGCCGTCGCCAGCGTGTCCGCGACGTGGGCCGCGGATTTCATTCCCACCAACGCGACGTTGATTCCCGGCGTCGAGCGGACAAATTGAATCGATCGCTGAGCATCGGAGCCGAACCCATCAAGCGCTTCGCGCAAAATCGGCGGCAGCCCTTTCGCCAGCCGGCCCTGCAACAACGATGCGCTGGCGCAAACTCCGATGCCCATGGCGCTGGCGACCGCCAGCATAGTGGCGCGCTGTTGATTGACCGGTTGATTCGCCAGCGTCACCGCCTCCGGCATCGCAAGATTGTACGGGAGCTGCAGCGCCCGAAAATGATGGTGCTCGCCGCCGACCTCGCCCGCGACCCGCCACAACTCCTCGAGCGAGAGCCAGGCGCGCTCGGTCGCGGCCACCCGGTAGCCGTTCCAGGTCGCTGTGCCGTAAACCCCGATTTTGCCATCCGCGACCGCGCGCTCGAGCATTTCGAATGCCGCGCGGATCCGACTTAAAAATTCCGCACGCGACACCGCGTTGAGCTGCGTCTCGGGATTGTGCAGGTAGTAGATGTCGATGGTTTCCAGCCCCAGGTTCGCGCGCGACAGCTCGAGCATCGCGCTGAGCCACTTGGGCGTCATGCAATGTGAGCCTTCGACCATGTCGTTGGGTCCCACGATCCCGGTCCGCACGAAGTGTTGTTCAAACCACGCTCGCGGATTCGGCGGAACTTCGCCATCAAAGGTAATGTAACCGCCCTTGGTTGCGACGATCAGTTCTTCGCGGCGTACTTCGCCGCGGTTGGTGAGCTCGGCGATCACTTTGCCGATCGTCCGCTCACCGCGCTGAAAACGATAGTTCACCGCGGTATCGATCAGATTTATTCCGCCGCGCACGGCGGCTGCCGTTGCGACCTCGTACGCGCGATCGGTTTCCTCGTCGGGCTCTCCCAGGTAGGTGCCGATTCCGATCGACGAAACCTCAAAACCGATCATCGGGCGAAAATTTCCCGGCAACTGGGGAAATCGCGATGCGTATGCGCGGGTGCCTTCTGCCGTAGCTCGGCCTTTCAGCATGGTTTCCTCCGGGACCGTGAGCGGCTAACCCGGTCGGGCTCAGGACCCGACGCGCAGTGGACTGATGTTGGGTTCGTAGAGAACCTGGATGACATTGCCATCAGGGTCGCGCAGATAGAACGAAACCGACCCGTCGCGATGACGTTTCAACGGATGCACGATATCCAGCTGTTCAGTCTGCGCCCAAGACCAGGCCGATTCGAGATCTGCGATCGTCGATGAGATGAAACCCAGGTGATCGAGACGCTGCGCCGATGGATCGCCACCATTGCCGCGATGCAGCGCCAAGTTATCGCAGCCCGAACTCAAATAGGCGTTCTCGGGATCTGGCTGCCAGACAATCTTCATGCCGAACACCTGCTGGTAAAAAGCGCTGGCGCGCTCGACATCGCTAACCGTCAGCGCCAGATGGCGCATTCCGTTGTGCCGGATCACCGCTGACCCTCGCGCTTTCGATACCCGACCACCGCCCAAATCGGATCAGACGGAGGTTCGGTTGGCGCACTCATGTCGACGACTTCCATATTCTCAAAGTTGCCTGACTCCTGAAAGTAGCGCGACACCAGCCGCACGCGATCGAACTCGCCGAGCGAGTGCCAAATCGCGACCGCCTTGGTCGGAAACATTCGGTTGGAAAACGAAACGATAAATGGCGCGCCGGGCCTGAGTACCTTCGCCACGCCACGGAATATTTCGATAGGGCGCGTCATGTACTGAATGGAGACCGTTACCACGGCGCCATCAAATTCGCCCTCGGCGAATGGAAGTACCGGATTTTGATTGAGATTGTGTATGACAATCTCGGTTAGCGCCGAATTGTCCTCCATTTCGGGCCGATTCATCCCTAGACCTACCAACCGCCCAAGACGCATCTCTTCCGGCACGTGGGAGCGCCAGCTGCTCATTAGATCGAGAATAGCGCCGCCCTGTGGCAGAAGCCGTGCAAAGATCTGTCCGACCTTTTTGATTGCACCTTCGTCGATATGTACGACCAGCCGCGGCTGGCTATAGAACAGCTCATCGTCGGATTCATCGATGCGACGAAAAAATTCTGGGGGGAAAGTTTCAGCCATTTAGGGAGTCCTCTGCCTGCCTGAGACTGGAGATAAAAAATCCTTTATTATCAGTATATTAGGACAATTTTTTGGCGGCTCTCGGCTTCTCGTTGACATGATTCGGACACACTGTCTAAATTAAAACACTTTTACAAAGGCGCCTGCTCCGGCTTGGGTCTTGTCGCCGCCAAGCGTCCGAAACCCGATGGTCCGACGCGACAAAACCAACTACGTCATCCAGTCCGTCGCACACGCACTGGACGTGCTGGAACAGTTTTTTGGTGATGTCGACGAACTGGGAGTCACCGAGTTATCCAAGCGTCTCAAGCTGCACAAAAATAACGTCTTTCGCCTCCTGGCGACGCTAGAAGCCCGCAGTTATATCGAACAAAACAAGGCAACCGAAAACTATCGACTCGGAATCAAATGCCTGCTGCTCGGTCGCCGCTACATCCATCATATGGGACTAGTGCGCCAAGCTCGTCCCATCCTCTCAGGTCTCGCACGAAAATGCCGCGAAAGCGCATATGTCGCAATCCTGCGCCGTGACGGGGTGGTTCCGCTCGAAGCGGCCGAACCGGAAGATCGCGCGGTACGAATCATGCCCCCGGTGGGACTGACGCTCCCGCTGCACTGCACGGCGGCTGGCAAAGTCCATCTCGCGTTCGATCCCGAAGAGCAGCTGCGCTCCACGCTGCCCGAACATCAGAAGCGTTTCACCGATCGCACGATCGTCGACCGCATCCAACTGGTTGATCAATTGCAAGCGGTTGCCCGCGACGGCTATGCCGTCGATACCGGAGAATTTGTCGAGGAAGTTAATTCGGTCGCAGTGCCGATTCGTGACTACACGCGCCTGGTAGTTGGATCGCTCGCCATCGCGGGACCGGCCTACCGCCTGGCGCCTGAGCGCATAAGCACCGAACTCATTCCCGCGCTGCTCGAAGCGGGCGGGGACGTCTCACGCCGCCTAGGCTTCAACGAGTAAGAAAATCAGAAGTCCGGCAACTTCGTCGATTTCCGCGGCTTGGCAAACCCGCACCCGCTTGACCGCGGAAATCAGCTTAATCTGCCGCCTTGCGCTCATCCCTAGAAGTTTGACTGAAATAAAGGCCGCTGTTAGTTTCGTTGCGTTTATCGCTCCCCTCCCGAGCATTCTGTGAGATTCTCATAGCCGCATGACCGTATGCGTGGAGTAATACTACCGTGAAAATCCTCGTCCCCATCAAACGCGTGCCGGATCCGGCAACTACCATCCGCGTGCTGCCCGATGGTTCCGGAATCGCAACCGACAACGTCAAATGGGTCATCAACCCCTTCGACGAAATAGCCATCGAAGAAGCGCTCCGAATCAAGGAGAAGCTGTCGGGCGAGGTGGTGCTCGCTACCGTCGGTCAATCCGCCTGGCAGGAGCAGCTTCGTACCGGGCTTGCGATGGGCGCCGACCGCGCCATTCTGGTCAAACACGACGGCGCGCTGGATTCGCTTGCGATAGCGCGAATTCTTGCCAAGGTAATCAGCGACGAAAAGCCGGAGCTGGTGCTGCTCGGCAAGCAGGCGATTGATGACGACTCGAACCAGGTCGGCCAGATGCTGGCCGAGAAGCTCGGATGGCCGCAGGCAACCTTCGCCTCCAAGGTCGAGTTCGCCGACCAGAAGGTCACCGTCACGCGTGAAGTCGATGGCGGCCTGGAAGCGATCGCGTTCAACCTCCCCGCC of Candidatus Binataceae bacterium contains these proteins:
- a CDS encoding CDP-alcohol phosphatidyltransferase family protein is translated as MLDKILGENPEVRRLQSSTARSLAQIGISANLATMAALAAGIGAGIAFAVKSPGWGILLLAVSAALDALDGTLARESGQPTLLGGVADLVADRVVESVVIIGIAWPYAALYLPVLILIASWYVNITVFLAVGAALERRGPKLIDYPPGILERTEALIFFVILGAIQSVPFLRPVGPILCYAMAALEVATAAQRLRFGWRMLKNQ
- a CDS encoding anti-sigma factor, which codes for MTCEEARPLLDAHVDRELDVATDREVTRHLSECERCTSEVESIRALKKALGESERARAPEVLRRRIVNALGSSPVADAARVTRTGRWLPRSSAIAIPAAIAAVLALLLMPRMFRVDQSDFLVREVVAAHVRSTQVDHLTDVPSSDRHTVKPWFEGKIDFSPPVADFQAKTFKLVGGRVDYLDDRPVAALVYQHGPHLINVFIWPSDGSERAPSLLTRSGYNLDHFSHAGMNYWIVSDMGVDEMERLAALLRS
- a CDS encoding sigma-70 family RNA polymerase sigma factor yields the protein MVKPGLRLVPAGNGSTATAGARGKHLTGPENRDDFQRTFLPHLDAAYNLARWVLKNEADAQDVVQEAYLRALRFCGTFRGGDPRAWLLTIVRNTAYTWLSRNRSADPPMPFDEEQHPDEAVPVDVELIRRADSRALRTAMEELPTEFREIVVLRDLEGLSYKEIAEVADLPIGTVMSRLARARSRLKQALHKLSYGGGQP
- a CDS encoding aldo/keto reductase, yielding MLKGRATAEGTRAYASRFPQLPGNFRPMIGFEVSSIGIGTYLGEPDEETDRAYEVATAAAVRGGINLIDTAVNYRFQRGERTIGKVIAELTNRGEVRREELIVATKGGYITFDGEVPPNPRAWFEQHFVRTGIVGPNDMVEGSHCMTPKWLSAMLELSRANLGLETIDIYYLHNPETQLNAVSRAEFLSRIRAAFEMLERAVADGKIGVYGTATWNGYRVAATERAWLSLEELWRVAGEVGGEHHHFRALQLPYNLAMPEAVTLANQPVNQQRATMLAVASAMGIGVCASASLLQGRLAKGLPPILREALDGFGSDAQRSIQFVRSTPGINVALVGMKSAAHVADTLATAAHAPATQDQLMKLFQPAKP
- a CDS encoding VOC family protein — translated: MRHLALTVSDVERASAFYQQVFGMKIVWQPDPENAYLSSGCDNLALHRGNGGDPSAQRLDHLGFISSTIADLESAWSWAQTEQLDIVHPLKRHRDGSVSFYLRDPDGNVIQVLYEPNISPLRVGS
- a CDS encoding methyltransferase domain-containing protein, with the translated sequence MAETFPPEFFRRIDESDDELFYSQPRLVVHIDEGAIKKVGQIFARLLPQGGAILDLMSSWRSHVPEEMRLGRLVGLGMNRPEMEDNSALTEIVIHNLNQNPVLPFAEGEFDGAVVTVSIQYMTRPIEIFRGVAKVLRPGAPFIVSFSNRMFPTKAVAIWHSLGEFDRVRLVSRYFQESGNFENMEVVDMSAPTEPPSDPIWAVVGYRKREGQR
- a CDS encoding IclR family transcriptional regulator, with the translated sequence MVRRDKTNYVIQSVAHALDVLEQFFGDVDELGVTELSKRLKLHKNNVFRLLATLEARSYIEQNKATENYRLGIKCLLLGRRYIHHMGLVRQARPILSGLARKCRESAYVAILRRDGVVPLEAAEPEDRAVRIMPPVGLTLPLHCTAAGKVHLAFDPEEQLRSTLPEHQKRFTDRTIVDRIQLVDQLQAVARDGYAVDTGEFVEEVNSVAVPIRDYTRLVVGSLAIAGPAYRLAPERISTELIPALLEAGGDVSRRLGFNE
- a CDS encoding electron transfer flavoprotein subunit beta/FixA family protein, coding for MKILVPIKRVPDPATTIRVLPDGSGIATDNVKWVINPFDEIAIEEALRIKEKLSGEVVLATVGQSAWQEQLRTGLAMGADRAILVKHDGALDSLAIARILAKVISDEKPELVLLGKQAIDDDSNQVGQMLAEKLGWPQATFASKVEFADQKVTVTREVDGGLEAIAFNLPAVITTDLRLNEPRYASLPGIMKARKKELKEVPAESLGVDLAAKLKVKTLAAPPKRQAGKKVGSVQELVQVLHTEAKVI